The region GTCGGGCGGCGTAGCGCGGGTCATCGATAACGCCGCGGCACCGGGGTCGCCGCCTCAGCTCATCAACAGCGCCAGGAATTCCTCGGTATTGACCGGGTGGCCGAGCCAATAGCCCTGGGCGAGATCGCAGCCGCGCTCGCGCAGCACCGCGTACTGGCCTTCCTTTTCCACGCCCTCAGCGACCACGGTGATGCCGAGCGAATGCGCCATGGCGATGATCGCCGTGGTCAGCGCCAGGTCGTCCGGGTCGCGCAACACGTCGGCGATGAAACTGCGGTCGATCTTGACCCCGTCGACCGGCACCCGGCGCAAATGGCTCAGGCCGGAGAAGCCGGTGCCGAAATCGTCGAGCCAGACCTTGACCCCGCTGGCACGCAGGCGCGCCAGCAGGCTGCTGGCATGGATCTCGTCGCCGATCACCGCCGTCTCGGTGAGTTCCAGATGCAGATACGCCGCCGGCAAACCGGTTTCCTGCAGGCAGGCCGCGACCACGTTCGGCAGGTCGCCGCTGCGCAACTGGCGCGGCGAAACGTTGACCGACACGAACAGCGGCTCGGCGCCGGGCCGCGCGCGATGCCAGGCGATCGCATCCTCGCAGGCCGCACGCAGCACTTGCGGACCCAGCGTCTCGATCAGCCCGCTCTGCTCGGCCACGTCGATGAACACCGACGGCGCGATCAGCCCTTGCTCGGGATGCTTCCAACGCAGCAAGGCCTCGGCGCCGACCATCGCGCCGTCGGCGAGGCGGAACACCGGCTGATAGACCAGGCTCAACTCGCCGCGATCCCAGGCGCCGCGCAGTTCGTGTTCCAGATGCACGCGACGCTCGACCGCCTGGTCCATCGCCCGGCTGTAGAAGCGGTAGCAGTTCTTGCCGGCGACCTTGGCCTGGTACATGGCGATGTCGCCGTTCTTCATCAGCGCGGTCGCGCCGGAGGCGTCTTCCGGGTACAGGGTCACGCCGATCGAGGTGCCCAGGAACACCTGGCGGTCGTGGACGACGATCGGCTGGCCGAGTTCGCCGACCAGCACCTCGGCCAGATGGGTCGCGACGGTGCGCGCCTCGCCGTTGCGTTCGCGGCTGCCCTCGACCAGGATCACGAACTCGTCGCCGCCGAAGCGGGCCAGCAAGGCGCGTTCGCCGCCGATGCGCTGCACGGTTTCCTGGATGCGGTTGGCGAACTGCAGCAGCACCTCGTCGCCGGCATCGTGGCCGAGGGTGTCGTTGACGCGCTTGAAGTCGTCGATGTCGGCGAACAACAGGCCCAGTTGCCCGCTATCGCCGCGCAGGTGCAGCAAGCGCTGGTCCAGCACTTCGCGGAACGCGAGCCGATTGGCGAGGCCGGTCAGCGCGTCGGTATAGGCCATGCGGCGGATGTCGCGGTCGTGCCGGGCCAGGCTCTGGCTCATGCGGCCGAAGGCCTGCATCAGGTCGCCGACCTCGTCGTTGCTGTGGGCGGCCGGCGGCGCGCTGTCGAACTGGCCGTTCTCGATGGTGTGGGCGGCGTCGGCGAGTTCGCGGATCGGGTTCACCAGCCAACGCTGGATCAGCCACAGCATCAGCCCGCCGAGCGCGAGCAGGCCGACGCTGAGCACGCCGACCCAGAACAACTGGCGGCGGCCGAGGTCTTCCAGGCGCTGGCGCACCTTGTCCAGGGCCGTGTCCTGGTAGACGCGCATGGCCTTGAGGTCGTAGCCCACCCGCACCCCGCCCAGGCGTTGCTGACCGACCTTGATCGGCGCGGACACGTCGAGCGTGGTCTCGCTCCACTGCGTGAACAAGGCCTGGGCGGTGATGATCTTGGCCGCCATCGCATCGTCCATGCGCTTGCCGTAGCTGGGGATTTCTTCGTTGCCGTCGTGGACGATGTTGCCTTCGTTGTCGTAGACGATGATGTAGCGCACGCCGGGATTCATCATCGCCGCGCGTCCGAGCTCGCCGATCGCGTCCAGATCGAAGTAGTACAGCGGATTGGTCAGCGAACCGGCGAGTTGGGCGACCTCGCCCTCGCCGTGCCGGCTCAGGCTTTCGGCGATGGTGTCGCGCATCGCTTCGCGGCTGATGCCGACGACCTCGCTCTGCATGCGCTCCTGGCGGTTGAGCAGCATCAGGATCAGGGTCACCACGACCAGGAAGGCCACCGCCATGATCGCGAAGAACTTGACCTGCAAGCCGGCGCGCAGATTCATTCGACCTCCGCCCGCACGCGTGCGACGCCGTCGGAGATATGGTCCAGCGCACGCTGCGAAGCCGCATCGATCGGCATGAAGCGCGTGGTCTTGAAGAAACGCAGCAAGGCCTCGCCGGCATCGGGGTCGCCGGCGGCGT is a window of Lysobacter antibioticus DNA encoding:
- a CDS encoding putative bifunctional diguanylate cyclase/phosphodiesterase; translated protein: MNLRAGLQVKFFAIMAVAFLVVVTLILMLLNRQERMQSEVVGISREAMRDTIAESLSRHGEGEVAQLAGSLTNPLYYFDLDAIGELGRAAMMNPGVRYIIVYDNEGNIVHDGNEEIPSYGKRMDDAMAAKIITAQALFTQWSETTLDVSAPIKVGQQRLGGVRVGYDLKAMRVYQDTALDKVRQRLEDLGRRQLFWVGVLSVGLLALGGLMLWLIQRWLVNPIRELADAAHTIENGQFDSAPPAAHSNDEVGDLMQAFGRMSQSLARHDRDIRRMAYTDALTGLANRLAFREVLDQRLLHLRGDSGQLGLLFADIDDFKRVNDTLGHDAGDEVLLQFANRIQETVQRIGGERALLARFGGDEFVILVEGSRERNGEARTVATHLAEVLVGELGQPIVVHDRQVFLGTSIGVTLYPEDASGATALMKNGDIAMYQAKVAGKNCYRFYSRAMDQAVERRVHLEHELRGAWDRGELSLVYQPVFRLADGAMVGAEALLRWKHPEQGLIAPSVFIDVAEQSGLIETLGPQVLRAACEDAIAWHRARPGAEPLFVSVNVSPRQLRSGDLPNVVAACLQETGLPAAYLHLELTETAVIGDEIHASSLLARLRASGVKVWLDDFGTGFSGLSHLRRVPVDGVKIDRSFIADVLRDPDDLALTTAIIAMAHSLGITVVAEGVEKEGQYAVLRERGCDLAQGYWLGHPVNTEEFLALLMS